In Spiroplasma chinense, a single window of DNA contains:
- a CDS encoding Z1 domain-containing protein, whose translation MFRNRFIEIYTPEIGAAAVNEILSKSKKILQDTLEDGKPNCKTGIIVGKVQSGKTSNFLGLIAEAFDSDMYDIVFLIGGVDNELLSQNKDRVSEVYSDVKNNKRRISGIFSSDEFGADRKADWVESNRRFLSSSKDKKSIITVLKNINHLSNLESILTYYKDIFKDKRILIIDDEGDQGTLDGNANTNKEPRTKWNQKISDIKDQIEQFSYLSVTATPYANMLIQQNDELSPKFVRTTKPGKGYCGLETFHGEDSDKYLVEIPEHELENLYSLDEKQFKNKDINPSLEKALSYFLCASLSLINEESKNKYFEMLINTDRETGYHDEFKEKIRIYLDKIVEIAEELEEDPNSIMKKTYHEFINLGFEMINNRKLDESNPKDCAFIEDFLGIIEDTRAFSINSKGDRFGENKQQRFRIYIGSNLLGRGITLKNLLVTYMTRTAKSKNQADTILQRARWFGYRGKTLKYMKIFIIERLIKEFFDISVLENDLWEKLDRIETGELSVEGFMNSIFFSLDDETLKITRPNVANYKPVGIFSWLNQNMVHPTKEIERMFYKNVEEQSKNIELGGRRFEYKDYESLTEFTKESNISSYIFKKINLESRYEIAEANFKEFPVRVILMKPQNRDKPFRSVSEKQRFTIHASGANKDVDYNDETQYFGDSKIDYYSENKNKVIIQVYNFNYKREGEIIEEDAIAYSVFFPNYKVKGITRG comes from the coding sequence ATGTTTAGAAATAGATTCATAGAAATTTACACACCAGAAATTGGAGCGGCAGCAGTAAATGAAATTTTAAGTAAATCTAAAAAAATTTTACAAGATACATTAGAAGATGGTAAACCAAACTGTAAAACTGGGATAATAGTTGGAAAAGTTCAATCAGGTAAAACCTCTAATTTTCTTGGTTTAATTGCAGAAGCTTTTGATTCTGATATGTATGATATCGTATTTTTAATTGGTGGAGTTGACAATGAATTGTTGAGTCAAAATAAAGATAGGGTGTCTGAAGTGTATTCGGATGTTAAAAATAATAAAAGAAGAATTAGTGGGATATTTAGTTCTGATGAATTTGGTGCTGATAGGAAAGCTGACTGGGTTGAAAGTAATAGAAGATTTTTAAGTTCATCAAAAGATAAAAAAAGCATAATTACAGTATTAAAAAACATTAATCACCTATCAAATTTAGAATCAATTCTTACATATTATAAAGATATTTTTAAAGATAAAAGAATACTTATAATTGATGATGAAGGTGATCAAGGTACTTTAGATGGAAATGCAAATACAAACAAGGAACCAAGAACAAAGTGAAATCAAAAAATTTCTGATATTAAAGATCAAATTGAACAATTTTCATATCTTTCTGTAACAGCGACTCCATATGCAAACATGTTGATTCAACAGAATGATGAATTATCTCCAAAATTTGTTAGAACAACAAAACCAGGAAAAGGTTACTGTGGTTTAGAAACTTTTCATGGAGAAGATTCGGATAAATACTTAGTTGAAATTCCTGAGCACGAACTTGAAAATTTATATTCATTAGATGAAAAACAATTTAAAAACAAGGATATAAATCCTTCTTTAGAAAAAGCTTTAAGTTATTTTTTGTGTGCTTCTTTAAGTCTTATTAATGAAGAATCAAAAAATAAATATTTTGAAATGCTTATAAATACCGATAGAGAAACTGGATATCATGATGAATTTAAAGAAAAAATAAGAATTTATTTAGATAAAATTGTAGAAATTGCAGAAGAATTAGAAGAAGACCCAAATTCTATAATGAAAAAAACATATCATGAATTTATTAATCTTGGTTTTGAAATGATTAACAATAGAAAGCTTGATGAAAGCAATCCTAAGGATTGCGCATTTATAGAAGATTTTTTGGGTATAATAGAAGACACAAGAGCCTTTTCAATAAACAGCAAAGGTGATCGTTTCGGTGAAAATAAACAACAAAGGTTCAGAATTTACATTGGTTCTAATCTTCTTGGAAGAGGAATTACTTTAAAAAATCTTTTAGTAACATATATGACAAGAACAGCTAAATCTAAAAATCAAGCAGATACAATTTTGCAAAGAGCAAGATGATTTGGATATAGAGGAAAAACTCTTAAATATATGAAAATTTTTATAATAGAAAGACTTATTAAAGAATTTTTTGATATTTCAGTTTTGGAAAATGATCTTTGAGAAAAGTTAGATAGAATTGAAACAGGAGAACTTTCTGTAGAAGGTTTTATGAATTCCATTTTCTTTTCACTAGATGATGAAACTTTAAAAATAACTAGACCAAATGTTGCCAACTATAAACCAGTTGGAATCTTTTCTTGATTAAACCAAAATATGGTACATCCAACAAAAGAAATAGAAAGAATGTTCTATAAAAATGTAGAAGAACAATCTAAAAATATTGAACTCGGTGGCAGAAGATTTGAATATAAAGATTATGAAAGCTTGACAGAGTTTACAAAAGAATCAAATATTTCTAGTTATATATTTAAAAAAATTAATTTAGAATCAAGATATGAAATAGCGGAAGCTAACTTTAAGGAATTTCCAGTAAGAGTTATTCTGATGAAGCCACAAAATAGAGACAAACCATTTCGTTCTGTTTCTGAAAAGCAACGTTTCACAATTCATGCATCAGGAGCTAATAAAGATGTGGATTATAATGATGAAACACAATACTTTGGTGATTCAAAAATTGATTACTATAGTGAAAATAAGAATAAGGTTATAATCCAGGTTTATAATTTTAATTATAAGAGAGAAGGAGAAATAATTGAGGAAGATGCTATTGCATATTCTGTATTTTTTCCG